A single window of Maylandia zebra isolate NMK-2024a linkage group LG2, Mzebra_GT3a, whole genome shotgun sequence DNA harbors:
- the LOC112432625 gene encoding uncharacterized protein LOC112432625, which translates to MTLSKRNYCYFCGKPQAKISRHLKTHKTAPDVVHAFSLPRDSNERKSLLEKLRNKGNFKHNAAVLHGGVGPLKVKRRPKIKAVEGKFAHCFYCQGMYVRKDLWRHVRRCPNKPKDDTDKEPGRTKVLGLALTLESQCYPQVSSGVWKVLAVMKQDEIASAVRNDFTVIQFAQSLYNKHGQDPTKYDYIRQKLREAGRLLLCLRTEFSVHNMEEAIKPANFQRVVQAVKKVSGFDEETLSYKTPSLALKLGHTLHKMSDIIHCRALMTEDEALIKSTDAFKKLYVSKWSEMVSHRALNTLSEAKFNKPSTLPFTEDVRILHHYLQKSAESAFCSLENEATAQNYAQLAQVTLSQIIVFNRRRSGEVSKMRLKSFLERDKTALHTDVAMGLSEMEQRLCNYFCRIEIMGKRDRNVPVLLTPSMLDALSLLVSRRPDCGICATNIYLFARPRSMSHYRGMDSLRVHAHQCGAKQPEYLRSTQLRKHVATLSQVLNLKNNELDQVADFLGHDIRVHREFYRLPVPTTQLAKISKLLLTLEKGQLSQIQGKSLDEIKIEDEIALSDAETKDSESESDDDDTALTMLACGTSEPVHAVADSTNTAQLQDTVDCDEGPLTMPAASETAAPSEEKNAAQSHNSRRAPKNMWSKAEVAAVMRHFKDHINEGKLATKNECSHCKLVEDPVLAGRTVQNIRDFVRNRGLTAKRQKKMN; encoded by the exons ATGActttaagtaaaagaaattactGCTATTTTTGTGGCAAACCACAAGCTAAAATTTCCCGCCACCTGAAAACGCACAAAACGGCTCCTGATGTTGTGCATGCATTTTCCCTGCCTAGAGACTCAAACGAGCGTAAAAGTCTGTTAGAGAAATTGAGAAATAAGGGAAATTTTAAGCATAATGCTGCAGTTTTGCATGGTGGAGTGGGACCACTGAAAGTGAAGAGAAGACCCAAGATTAAAGCAGTAGAGGGAAAGTTTGCTCATTGCTTTTATTGTCAAGGGATGTATGTTCGCAAGGATCTTTGGAGACATGTCCGCAGATGTCCTAACAAACCAAAAGATGACACGGATAAAGAACCTGGAAGAACCAAAGTACTCGGCCTGGCTTTAACTCTGGAGTCTCAGTGTTATCCGCAGGTGTCAAGTGGAGTCTGGAAGGTTCTTGCTGTTATGAAACAAGATGAGATTGCCTCAGCTGTGCGAAATGACTTTACTGTTATTCAGTTTGCCCAGTCCCTCTACAATAAACATGGACAAGACCCTACAAAGTATGATTATATACGACAGAAGCTTCGTGAAGCGGGACGTTTGTTGTTGTGTCTGCGCACAGAATTCTCAGTGCATAACATGGAAGAAGCTATTAAGCCTGCTAATTTCCAGAGAGTTGTGCAAGCAGTAAAGAAAGTTTCAGGTTTTGATGAAGAGACACTGTCATACAAAACTCCAAGCCTTGCGCTGAAACTGGGACATACACTGCATAAAATGTCTGACATTATCCATTGTCGTGCCCTCATGACAGAGGATGAAGCCCTAATCAAGTCCACTGATGCGTTCAAGAAGTTGTATGTCTCCAAATGGTCTGAGATGGTGTCTCACCGTGCCTTGAACACATTGAGTGAGGCAAAGTTTAACAAGCCATCAACATTGCCCTTTACAGAAGATGTTCGGATTCTCCATCACTACCTTCAAAAATCTGCAGAAAGTGCCTTTTGCAGCTTGGAGAACGAAGCCACAGCTCAGAATTATGCCCAACTTGCACAAGTTACACTCTCACAAATCATTGTGTTCAACCGAAGACGTTCTGGAGAGGTTTCAAAGATGCGCCTCAAAAGTTTTCttgaaagagacaaaacagCACTCCACACAGATGTTGCCATGGGGCTCTCAGAAATGGAACAGAGACTCTGTAACTATTTCTGTAGAATAGAAATAATGGGAAAAAGGGACAGAAATGTTCCAGTTCTGCTAACACCAAGCATGCTGGATGCTCTGTCACTACTGGTTAGTAGGAGGCCTgactgtggtatttgtgccaCTAATATCTACCTCTTTGCAAGACCCCGATCAATGAGTCATTACAGAGGAATGGACTCCTTGCGTGTTCATGCACACCAGTGTGGAGCAAAGCAGCCTGAGTATCTAAGATCGACACAGCTCAGAAAACATGTTGCCACACTCTCACAAGTCCTTAATTTGAAAAACAACGAACTTGATCAGGTTGCAGATTTCCTGGGTCATGATATCCGCGTTCACCGCGAATTCTACAGATTACCAGTTCCCACAACACAGCTGGCCAAGATTTCCAAACTGCTTTTAACACTGGAAAAAGGACAACTTTCCCAGATCCAGGGGAAATCACTGGATGAGATCAAAATAGAAG ATGAAATTGCATTAAGTGATGCTGAAACAAAGGACAGTGAGAGTGAATCAGATGATGATGACACAGCACTCACAATGTTGGCGTGTGGCACCAGTGAGCCTGTACATGCAGTAGCTGATTCCACAAACACAGCGCAGCTCCAAGACACTGTAGATTGTG ATGAAGGACCACTCACAATGCCTGCAGCAAGTGAGACTGCTGCTCCCTCTGAAG AGAAAAATGCTGCTCAATCCCACAATTCCCGAAGAGCTCCCAAAAACATGTGGTCCAAGGCTGAGGTTGCTGCAGTGATGAGGCATTTTAAAGACCACATAAACGAAGGGAAACTAGCCACcaaaaatgaatgcagtcattgcAAATTGGTAGAAGATCCGGTGTTGGCAGGAAGAACAGTTCAAAACATACGAGATTTTGTAAGAAACAGAGGATTA